Within Paenibacillus sabinae T27, the genomic segment CCCATCCCCGTTAACATCCCATTCCGTTACCGTTTTTGTTCCTGAAAAACTCGCCGTCGCAGTATAGGTTGCTTCATAAACAGAAGTGTTGACGCTGGCATAGGTTGCGGCCGCTTCGTTGCTTGAACTTGAAGTGTCTGCAAGCACCGGCATTGTACCAAATATGCTTGTCAAGATGAGTAAAAAACTAAGCAGCAACGTGAAGTGGGAATACCCCCTCATTCTTCTTTTCTCTGTAGATTTTTGCATCTACTTCACTCCATTTCATTATTAAAATAAAGGCAGCGGTTTCTGCCCGGTTTTTTTTCAAAGTTATATAAAAACAGCGATAACTGCTGCTTTACGCAGCATAGCCTGCCGTCTGGATTTTCAATTTTCAAGAAGAAACGCCTGACGGCGTCCTTGAAGGACGCAAGTACGTTTCTCGTAGAAATATTAATTCTTATATTAAAAAAAGAATATTTTGCAGAAGAGCTCATGGGCTCTTCTGCAAAATATTGATTTACCAGAATTTAATAGAACGCGGTCTCTCAAAAGTCTCGATCGAGGTTTTCTTATATAGCCGATTGCTGTTTGTTATAGCCCCAGCTTGTCCATGAATGTTTTGAGCATAACCGTACCTTCAGCACGGGTAGCATGACCCGGCGCTCCAAAGCTTCCATCCGGGTATCCATTGATAATACCCAGGGTGTATACGCTCTGAACTGCATCATTGGCCCACGCGCTAATGCTGCCTTTATCGGTGAAGGCCAGATCTGTAAGTGTACCAATCTTGCCTCCTGCATAGCTGTATGCTCTATTGATCATTACTGCCATTTCCTGGCGGGTAATAGAATCACCTGGATGGAAGTTGCCGTCAGAGCCCTGGATGATTCCGGCTTTTGCTGCCTTCCTCACATCGTTTGCGTACCATTCACTGCCTGTTATATCTTTAAATGTACCTTCATTTGCAGCATCAGACAGTTTCAGTACTCTCGACAGCAAAGCGGCAAATTCTGCACGGGTGATATTGTTCTGTGGAGCAAAGGTATCCGCGTCTGTTCCGTTTATGACATGCCTTGCCACCATGACTTCGATATCAGCCTTAGCCCAGTGGGATGCAATATCTCCGAAGGTCTTCTGGGATTCAGCCACCATGTATTTCGAGAAGTGGTTTGTATTAAATACCAGTTTACCGTCAACGATTCTTCCTCCCACGTAATCCCATTGGCCGGTTGTTTCATTGAGGTAATAAACTCCTAATTTCCCCAGCTCTGTCACCCCGGCTGGAATTGGAAGGGTTATTGTAATTGATTTAGTAAAGTTATGAACTGCCGTTTCACCAGCCCATGCATCGAATGAGTAGACCGCTTTGCTTTCAACATGTTCAGGAGCTGATGCAACTGTCTGACTTGACACCTGGGTTGTGCTGAAGGTCATATTCTGTCCCTGTATCAATACTTCAGACGGAATAACTATTTTCAGCCCACTATCCTGAATGACTATTGGTTTATTCGCAGCTTTAACAAGGTTTATTACTTCAGCTGGCAGCTGTACTGCTTTACTTTGGCCTGATCCTGCTGTTACTTGTGAAAGGTTGATAACCAATTCACTTTGTGCAGCGTCTTTCAGCTGATCAGCTACTTTTTTTGCATCTACTTGTAAGGTTACCGTGCTTCCAGACTGGATAACCTGTCCTAAGTCCGTAGTGGATGTCTGCTGAGTGGTGGTAGGTGTCTGCGTGCCGCCGCCGCCGCTGCTTTCACTGTTGCCGTTTGTTGCCGCAGCATTTACAGTAACCTGACAGGTATCTTTGAAGCTTCCGTCTTCCGTTGTAACCGTTACGGTAGCTTTCCCTGCTCCTACTGCTGTAACAACTCCGTAAGTGACTGTGGCTACAGTGGAGTCACTGGTTGTCCAGATCACATTTTTATTTGTTGCATCCGTTGGAGCTACGGTCGCTGTTAATGTTCCGGTTGCTCCTGCGGTCAATGTTATCGCATGCTGATCAAGCTCTACTCCTGTGACTGCTACTGCTGCTGGAGTTACAGTTACTTCGCAAGAATCCTTGAAGCTTCCGTCTGCTGTTCTAACCGTTATGGTCGCTTTCCCTGCTCCTACTGCTGTAACAGCTCCGTAAGTCACTGTTGCTACAGTTGAATCGCTGGTTGTCCAGATTACATTTTTGTTTGTTGCATCTGTTGGAGCTACTGTCGCTGTTAATGTTCCGGTTGCTCCTGGGGTCAATGTTAGCGCATGCTGATCAAGCTCTACTCCTGTGACTGGTTGTAAACGGATTGTATAGTCAGCCGTCATCACGTCACTATCTTCCCCATTTACTGAAGCATATGCCTTTATGGTCGTATCAGAGTTGATGACGATGGGTTGATTATATAAACCAAATGTCACTGTTGCCGGATCAATTCCTGCTGAGTAAACAGCATAGTAAACCGATGCTCCAACTGTCGCAGTGCTTAGCGTAACCGCTGTGCCAGGTGCTACCGCTCCTGCTCCGGGATTAGCTGTAGGCATTACCGGATGAATGATATCAGGGTAGCTGTAACCGTTGAACACATTGACGCCATTTTTATTTTCCCAGGCAGGACCCAGATTTGACGCTTCCAGCCCCCCTGCTGTAAAGGAGAAGCAATTGCCAAGATCAATGTCAGGAGGAAGAGTGCCTTCGCCAATGATAGAACCGCTCATGCCGGACAAATACCAGGTGTTGGTAATATTGAGGGTGCTGAGGGTTGGGATGGAGAAGGTATTGTAGTTGATGTTGGCGACCAAGGCACCGGTGATGCCGCCTGCGTTAACCAGAGAAGCAGCCACATAGCTGTTAATAACATTTACGTTAAAACCGGTGTAAATGTGGCCGATCAAGCCGCCGACCGGATTGGAGGGAGTGTTGCTTGTGAAACTCCCCAATGCAGCGGAGTTACTAATAGTCACTGTACCGGCTTTGTAGTACTGGCCGGCGCCGAACTGGCCGACCAGGCCGCCGACGGAATTACTCGCTCCGCCGCTTAGGGTCAAGCTCATATCGGCAACGCAGTTTTGCATGGTAAAGCTGCCTATTGCTCGTCCAACAATGCCTCCTATAAAGCGATTGGAGGTTATGGAGCCGGATACTTTCAAATCTTTGATGGTCATATCCGAGACCAGATTAAACAGGCCTCCCTTTGGGCCTACTGGTGATGTGTTAACGAGCGAAATTCCAGATATCGTATGACCATTCCCGTCAAAGGTACCCGTGATGCCAACCCAGCTCTGAGGTACTCCGATACCTTGCCAGTTGGTTACACTAGACATATCAATGTCGGCGTCAACTTCGACATAATAGTCTCCCACATTCGGCTCGGTACCGGAGCCGGCGCCCATGGAGAGTCGACCGTTGATCGTGTTTGCAAGATCCACAAGATCTTGGGCTGTAGTGATATGTACCGTGGTTTGTGCTGCATGCGCCGGCGCGACACTAATAAGGCTGATCACCATAGCCAGTGCAAGGAATAGGCTAAATTTGCGCGTAAAAGCTTTAAACTTTGATTTCATTTTGTTCTCCCCCTTTTTGCCTTATGGAATTACTGCCAGCTTAAAGCAGGGTAACTGTAACTGTTGAACACGTTGACGCCGCTTTTTGTCTGCCAAGCCGACCCCCCGTTATTCAGAGCTGACGCAGTCAGAGCCCCTGCACTAAATGATGTGCAACTGCTAGTACTGGTGCTACCTGTGTCTGTGCCAATGATATTACTGCTCATGCCGGACAAATAATAGCAATTGGTTAGAGTCAGGCTAGTGGAAGCATTGTTGGCAACCAAGGCACCGGTAGTGCCACCCGAGTTGTTAAGAGAAGCAGCTACATAGCTGTTGCTTACGGTTACGTTGAAACCGGAGTAAATGTGGCCAATCAAGCCGCCCACCGGATTGGAGGAGGTGTTGCTGGTGAAAGTCCCCAGCGCAGCGGAGTTTGTAATAGTTGTTGTATTGCCGCCAGTCGTCTGGCCGGAGCCGAACTGGCCGACCAGGCCTCCGATGGAATTACTCGCTCCATTGTTAAGAGTCAAGCTCATATCGGCAATACAGTTTTGCATGGTCAAGCTGCCCAATGCCCGTCCAACAATTCCACCGATAAAACGGGTGGAGGTCACGCTGCCGGATACTTTCAGATCCTTGATGGTAATATCCTGGACCAGATTAAACAGGCCACCCTTTGGGCCTACATACTGTGTGTTAGTGAGCGAAATTCCAGAGATCGTATGACCGTTCCCGTCAAAGGTACCCGTGATGCCAATCCAGCTCTGGGGCACTCCGATACCTTGCCAGTTGGATACACCTGACATATTAATGTCGGCATCAATTTCGACATAATAATCGCCCAGAGACGGTGTGGTGCTTGTGCCGGCGGATTGTGAGTTGATCGTGTTTGCCAGATCAACAAGATCTTGGGCGGTGGTAATATGAACAGTGGTTTGTGCCATTGCCGGCACGACACTTAAAAGGCTGATCACCATGGCCAGTGCAAGGAATAGGCTTACTTTGCGCGTAAAAGCTTTAATCAGTGATTTCATTTTTTCTTCTCCTCTCATTCATACCAATTTTGTGTTTGATAGCTTCTTTCATTATTATTTGCCTGCCCCAATCATAGATCATCTCCCCCTGGCAAATATCGTTGTTATGATATATGTTTGCTGAATAACAGCGAAACTCACAAAATATCTATTATTGGGTATAGATTCTATACAGGATGACCGCAGCTTCCGCCCGGGTAGTGCTGCCAAGAGGATTAATTAGGCCATTCGCCCCCGTCACCAAGCCTTCGCCGATCATGACGGACACACTATTTGCCGCATATCCTGACACCTGCGCCTTATCCTTGAATGTTTCCAGAATCTCTGGTGATGCCGACCCTTTGATCTTACCCGCAGCCCTTAATGCGCGTTCGGTCAGAACCATCATGTCCTGTCTGGATATCTCAGCTTTTGGATTAAATCTGTTGTCACCGGAGCCTGTCGCAATTCCTGATTGTTTGGCGATGCCAACCGCCTCATAGTAATAGGCCCCCTGCTTTACATCCTCAAAGTTCTCTTTTATATCCGCCTTCAAGTCCAGTGTTTTTACAAGCAGCATGATAAAGTCCGCTCTGGTAATATTGGTGCCTGGAGAATAGGTTGTTGCCCCTGTACCTGAAATGATTCCTTTGGATACAAGTGCTTCAATCTGCTTTTTGGCCCACCCGTAGTTTGCAAGATCATCAAAGGTTATGGCACTTGAGTTATCCGCCTTTATGGTAAAAAGGTATCTCCCATCCATCCCCAATATTGGCTGACCGTTTGTTGTGGTCGACTGGCCGGAACCGCCGATAAATCCGGCAATCAAGTTTACGTAAATTGGCATATCGGATGTAATGTGGAAGTCCGGCGTTTGGGGCAGCTCAAAAAATATCCACATCTTGGCCGGATTTACCGTATCCATTCTGCTGTCACCGCTGTAGTTGACTACATATTTGTTCGTGCATACATTATATGGACTTGCAATATCTGTGCCTCCGTTTGTGATTTGATCCTCTACCTTCAGCCATTCCGGATCATCGGCTGGTGTATAGGTGGTATCGCTCTTGCCTCCATACCCAGTTGCATCCTTATTGGTGCGGAAGAAGTTGGTAAAGAAGGTGCTCATGTTCTTGGAGCTTGCCCACTGTGTAGGGCCCACACGGGTATCCACCACAACCTTGACCAGCTTGCTGCCGGTTCCATTAGGTCCCAATGCTCCCCCTTTGCGGATATCTTCCGCAGTCAGGACATTCCCTTCTACCTGCTTCACGTAATAGGTAGTGTCATACGGATACTGCGAGGTCGTATTCCGATCATAACTATTAATACGGCTGTTAAAGGAAAATACACCGTCTTCGCCCGCACGGCTCTTATCTACATATTCCCATATCTCTGTATGTACTTTTACCTCCTGGATCGTGAAAAAGCCATTGACCTTAACAACCTCATTGACATTCTTAACTGCACCTACCGGGAGTTCTGCAGACAGCAGGATATCGCAGTTCGCGATTTGGATACCTCCATTTACTACGGATACCGAATTGGTAAAGGTTGAGAAGTAGCCGTTGGCGGCTTCTTTAGTGCATCGGATCACCAAATTCCCGTCCTCGTTGACACTGACAGTTGCTCCGGCTTTCAAAGCATTCAAGATTCCCTTATTCACACCAGGATAAGCAGCTTTCAATGCATCGGAGACAGCTGACGTACTTCTTGCTCCCGCCGGATCCAGTCCTACAAAACGGTCATAAACCGTAACACTGTTGGAAATATCAATATACGGGAAATATCCTGAGTTACCGTATATATCCAATGCGCTGGCTACAAACATTTCATAGGGAACCACATTATATTGGTTCGTCTTTTTGTCGAATAACAAACCGTTCAAGGTCAGTCCGTCGATGATTGCATTCTTATAGTCCGTAATATTGTCTGAAAAGCGATAGCCCTTTGGGAGTGCAATGGTTATTGTCAAACCATCAGCGTTTACATCCCATTCCGTCACCGTATTGGTTCCTGTAAAGCTGGCCGTCATCGTATTTTCTGCCGCATGCTCTGCATGCGCCGCAGGGATATCATAAGTCAGAACGGTAAACAGCATAATCATTAGAAACACAAAAGACAGACATGTATTTTTTTTCTCGATTCTAACCATCGCTATTCTCCTATAAATACAATTTAAGGTGTTTCAGAAATCATATACATCTTTCCTGTCGCAGGATCCTTATACAACATACCCATTTTCTGGTATTTATCGTTTTTATTCATCATCTGATCCAGATTTTTCTGCACGGACTCTAGATTATTGACCTCCTTACCCAGATCAACGTTCACATCCACCAGCCCTGAAGAAGTATTGCCATTCAGAAATACAGACAGCATAAGGCTGCAGGCTAATACCAACATGGCATCAATAATGTTGACCATCCCTTCCAAAGGACTGCTGTTATCTTTGCTTCTTTTATGCCGCAATCCGCTGCCGCCTCTCAGACTACTCATGACCCAATCATTCCTCCTTCAAAATACATTCCATTAAACTTTCCATAGAGACCAAATAGCTGTCATACCATCCCCTTCTGATTTTGCTGATTACCAAGCATACTGCCGCACTAACCAAGCCGCCTATCGTCATGTCAAATGCCACCAACAGAGCATTGGCAAGAGTCATGGTATCTCCCTGTCCCAAGGCAATAATACCGGGACCGAGTGGTATTAATGTACCCATCAATCCAAACATGGGGGCGATTTTAGAAATCGTATCCGTCCATCCCAGAATTCTTTCATACCGTTCTTCCTCAGACACAATCAATCGTTTCGCAATGGCCCTCTTCTCTACTGATGTCAGACTGCTATATTGGATCAACTCTAATAAAATTGCTTTTTGCCGCTTCAATAATTTACTCTCTTTAATAATTAGTGATAATTCTTCTTTGTCTTTGCCATGAAAGGATGACAGCAATAATGGAATATCCTCTTTTAACTCCCTGCGTTCCGTTAATGCTTCCGAAATAATGCTGCCGATCGCCCATACTGCCGCCAGACTTAGGAAAGTCACAATGACAATAGTAGGCAGCAGCAATCCCTGAGTAAATGTGTGAAATATATGTTGAGTCTCATTTTGTATGTTCATATTAACCTCTCTCCCCTTTATATTTTTTAAATCTATTTCCAGCCCCCCCTAATACCAGGCCTCCTATTGCAATGAACAGTACTGCAGCATTATGATCCCGAGCCACTGGAATTTGAGCCTCCGTCATGCCGTTCACTTCATAAATGTGTACCCCCTTCGCATTGGAGGATTCCGGTAAGGATTCCTGTGAAACTTCTGATGATCCTGTTGCTTCTGTTGCTGCTGTTGCTTCCATCGCTTCTGGTTCTTTTGTTGCTTTTGTTTCTTCTGTATCTTTTGTCGCTTTTGTTTCTTTTGTCGCTTCTGATGATAATTTCTTATCCGGTATTTGTGATTGCTGCGAAGGTGTTCCCTTACTTTTTGCCCCAATCAATGAAGCATTTTGAACGCTATTCCCCTTTTCATCGGGCGGACTTCCCAGCAGCTGGATTTCAACCGAGTCAATCCATTTGACATGCCTGGATACCGTTTCAGATCTCGTATTGGTTTGACCGAATATCAGCTTGAACCTGTTATACCCATTCACCTTGTAAAAGTCTGGTGCTGTAGCTCCCTGCTGCTGCAAATCCCGGAAGGCGATGATCGTGTCAACCTGAAGCGCATCTACCGCAGCTCCTGCAGTTGGACCAGAGCCATTCCACCGGAGCGGAAGGTTAGGATAGAAATACCGCGGTGTATCCAGAAGAAACCCCCTTGAAAATGAGAGACGTTTCTTCTCTCTGTTTTCTGTAAAAGTAAAAGTGATCTTATCTACAGAATTTCTATCGATACCCGCAGCTGCCAAAAGGTCCTTGAGCCTTACACCCACGGCGGTCTCCATCACTACCTTTCCAGACGAATCAACTGCTGTATATGCTTGCGTAACCCTCGGCAGTGACTTTATTTCCTCAAGTGAAAATATTTTTCTTGGCAAATACTCAAGCCCGAAGTAACCAACGTTGAAAGCAAGAGTCGTAGGAAGCTCATCCAGTCTATCCCCAGTTTCTTCAGAAACAGCCGGTCCAAAAACATCATTATCATCAATAGTCTTTGTCTTTGCCTGCTCTGTTTCATTGATTTTGGATGTTACAACAATTTCCATCCGGTTGATGCTGTATCCATACATCGGACTAACGACGTCGGAGATTTTCATCTGTCCGTAGCAGATCTTTATTCCTTCCTTATTGCTGATTGCATCCCAACCCTGCAAACTCTT encodes:
- a CDS encoding S-layer homology domain-containing protein, with translation MKSKFKAFTRKFSLFLALAMVISLISVAPAHAAQTTVHITTAQDLVDLANTINGRLSMGAGSGTEPNVGDYYVEVDADIDMSSVTNWQGIGVPQSWVGITGTFDGNGHTISGISLVNTSPVGPKGGLFNLVSDMTIKDLKVSGSITSNRFIGGIVGRAIGSFTMQNCVADMSLTLSGGASNSVGGLVGQFGAGQYYKAGTVTISNSAALGSFTSNTPSNPVGGLIGHIYTGFNVNVINSYVAASLVNAGGITGALVANINYNTFSIPTLSTLNITNTWYLSGMSGSIIGEGTLPPDIDLGNCFSFTAGGLEASNLGPAWENKNGVNVFNGYSYPDIIHPVMPTANPGAGAVAPGTAVTLSTATVGASVYYAVYSAGIDPATVTFGLYNQPIVINSDTTIKAYASVNGEDSDVMTADYTIRLQPVTGVELDQHALTLTPGATGTLTATVAPTDATNKNVIWTTSDSTVATVTYGAVTAVGAGKATITVRTADGSFKDSCEVTVTPAAVAVTGVELDQHAITLTAGATGTLTATVAPTDATNKNVIWTTSDSTVATVTYGVVTAVGAGKATVTVTTEDGSFKDTCQVTVNAAATNGNSESSGGGGTQTPTTTQQTSTTDLGQVIQSGSTVTLQVDAKKVADQLKDAAQSELVINLSQVTAGSGQSKAVQLPAEVINLVKAANKPIVIQDSGLKIVIPSEVLIQGQNMTFSTTQVSSQTVASAPEHVESKAVYSFDAWAGETAVHNFTKSITITLPIPAGVTELGKLGVYYLNETTGQWDYVGGRIVDGKLVFNTNHFSKYMVAESQKTFGDIASHWAKADIEVMVARHVINGTDADTFAPQNNITRAEFAALLSRVLKLSDAANEGTFKDITGSEWYANDVRKAAKAGIIQGSDGNFHPGDSITRQEMAVMINRAYSYAGGKIGTLTDLAFTDKGSISAWANDAVQSVYTLGIINGYPDGSFGAPGHATRAEGTVMLKTFMDKLGL
- a CDS encoding DUF2149 domain-containing protein — translated: MSSLRGGSGLRHKRSKDNSSPLEGMVNIIDAMLVLACSLMLSVFLNGNTSSGLVDVNVDLGKEVNNLESVQKNLDQMMNKNDKYQKMGMLYKDPATGKMYMISETP
- a CDS encoding MotA/TolQ/ExbB proton channel family protein gives rise to the protein MNIQNETQHIFHTFTQGLLLPTIVIVTFLSLAAVWAIGSIISEALTERRELKEDIPLLLSSFHGKDKEELSLIIKESKLLKRQKAILLELIQYSSLTSVEKRAIAKRLIVSEEERYERILGWTDTISKIAPMFGLMGTLIPLGPGIIALGQGDTMTLANALLVAFDMTIGGLVSAAVCLVISKIRRGWYDSYLVSMESLMECILKEE
- a CDS encoding S-layer homology domain-containing protein, which encodes MVRIEKKNTCLSFVFLMIMLFTVLTYDIPAAHAEHAAENTMTASFTGTNTVTEWDVNADGLTITIALPKGYRFSDNITDYKNAIIDGLTLNGLLFDKKTNQYNVVPYEMFVASALDIYGNSGYFPYIDISNSVTVYDRFVGLDPAGARSTSAVSDALKAAYPGVNKGILNALKAGATVSVNEDGNLVIRCTKEAANGYFSTFTNSVSVVNGGIQIANCDILLSAELPVGAVKNVNEVVKVNGFFTIQEVKVHTEIWEYVDKSRAGEDGVFSFNSRINSYDRNTTSQYPYDTTYYVKQVEGNVLTAEDIRKGGALGPNGTGSKLVKVVVDTRVGPTQWASSKNMSTFFTNFFRTNKDATGYGGKSDTTYTPADDPEWLKVEDQITNGGTDIASPYNVCTNKYVVNYSGDSRMDTVNPAKMWIFFELPQTPDFHITSDMPIYVNLIAGFIGGSGQSTTTNGQPILGMDGRYLFTIKADNSSAITFDDLANYGWAKKQIEALVSKGIISGTGATTYSPGTNITRADFIMLLVKTLDLKADIKENFEDVKQGAYYYEAVGIAKQSGIATGSGDNRFNPKAEISRQDMMVLTERALRAAGKIKGSASPEILETFKDKAQVSGYAANSVSVMIGEGLVTGANGLINPLGSTTRAEAAVILYRIYTQ